One window of the Manihot esculenta cultivar AM560-2 chromosome 14, M.esculenta_v8, whole genome shotgun sequence genome contains the following:
- the LOC110607871 gene encoding protein ALP1-like, whose translation MAAAGGSSKSTAQKAPTSPKSTTKFKPRRSKNQNKHLTKQLISLLTSATSAAHSFLNQNDLLLLPSQSLTLEYLLSSIPFSSPPISLPSESFFYRFLSSASDFDPRWCQIFRMSKQTFSNLLAVLSPSLLSFLPPSIPPDSAIAATLFRLSHGASYESVARRFGLDSPAAACLAFYSVCKTVNEKLGDLVNFGRDLERLVVGFEWISLPNCCGVLGFGKFGVDSEVLGKNGSLLVQALVDSEGRFLDISAGWPCTMKPESIFSQTKLYSRVEGSNELLNGSCYQLSESSSIPQYILGDSCFPLLPWLLTPFIRSNEVDSFGSADREFNAAHNRAMGLVGNAFGRVKARWQLLGRRWKEDCVEFFPYVIVMGCLLHNFLIKYSEPLPEESVGRILREEELPIFEGEADERGERNRYALAKYLSRVSMRR comes from the coding sequence ATGGCCGCCGCCGGCGGATCCTCCAAGTCTACAGCTCAGAAAGCTCCTACAAGCCCCAAATCCACCACAAAATTCAAACCCAGAAGATCCAAAAATCAAAACAAGCACTTGACTAAACAACTCATTTCTCTGCTCACCTCAGCTACCTCCGCTGCCCACTCTTTCCTCAACCAAAATGACCTCCTTCTGCTCCCTTCCCAATCTCTCACCCTCGAATATCTCCTTTCTTCGATCCCTTTCTCTTCCCCTCCGATTTCTCTTCCTTCTGAATCCTTCTTTTATCGCTTCCTTTCTTCCGCCTCGGATTTCGACCCCCGCTGGTGTCAAATTTTTCGCATGTCCAAGCAGACCTTCTCAAATCTTCTCGCTGTTCTCTCACCAtctctcctttcttttcttCCCCCCTCCATTCCCCCCGATTCTGCCATTGCTGCCACCCTCTTCCGACTCTCCCACGGCGCATCTTACGAATCAGTAGCGCGTAGATTTGGACTTGATTCACCTGCCGCCGCGTGCCTCGCGTTTTACTCTGTTTGTAAAACAGTGAACGAGAAATTGGGGGACTTGGTGAATTTCGGAAGGGATTTGGAGCGCTTAGTGGTCGGATTTGAATGGATTTCACTCCCTAATTGTTGTGGGGTTTTGGGGTTTGGGAAATTTGGTGTTGATAGTGAAGTGCTTGGGAAAAATGGGTCCCTGTTAGTTCAGGCGTTGGTGGATTCTGAGGGGAGATTCTTGGATATCTCTGCTGGGTGGCCTTGTACAATGAAGCCGGAGTCCATCTTCAGCCAAACAAAGCTGTATTCGCGTGTGGAAGGATCAAATGAGTTACTGAACGGTTCTTGTTATCAGCTCAGTGAAAGCAGTTCAATTCCCCAATACATATTGGGCGATTCATGTTTCCCTTTGTTGCCATGGCTGTTAACTCCTTTTATTAGATCGAATGAGGTGGACAGTTTCGGTTCAGCAGATAGGGAGTTCAATGCAGCTCATAACAGAGCAATGGGATTGGTTGGGAATGCGTTTGGGAGGGTTAAAGCTAGGTGGCAGCTGTTGGGGAGGAGATGGAAAGAGGATTGCGTTGAATTTTTCCCATATGTGATAGTAATGGGTTGTTTGCTGCATAATTTTCTAATAAAGTATAGCGAGCCATTGCCAGAGGAGAGCGTCGGACGTATTCTACGGGAAGAGGAACTGCCAATTTTTGAAGGAGAGGCAGATGAGAGAGGGGAGAGGAACAGGTATGCGCTTGCTAAGTACTTGAGTAGGGTGAGCATGAGAAGGTAA
- the LOC122721772 gene encoding receptor-like protein 1: MPDCELSGILPVNLGICKLKYLQMLNISHNDLSGNLPLCLVNLTSLRQLDLSSNHFTGNISSSPLEGLTNLEYLSVSDNLFQIPISLSPIFNHSKLKYVESRGNKIFAETNDQYLNPRFQLEKLVLSSGGYGEAFPKFLYHQHDLQFIDLSHIQMSEGFPYWLLQNNTKLEKLYLINNSLSGSLKLPIHSHMNLSVLDISDNFFQGFITPEIGTYLPKLSHLNMSGNGFSGSIPSSFGNMSLLERLDLSNNRLSGTIPEDLTIGCVSLQELILSNNSLQGQIFSETSNLRFLYELQLDDNQFTGSIPHSLSNSSFLEVLDLSHNNLYGRIPRWLGNMYFLRVLDLSMNNISGSLPSNFCPSIIQEIYLSRNGLQGSLEDAFYGCSELTVLDLGHNHMTGSIPSWIGKFSRLSYLILGHNYIDGEIPVQLCNLTQLSLLDLSHNHLFGPILPCLRSTSKTYRQQEGSYNASTEPLEFTTKSISYSYQGRMLSYISGIDLSCNHLTGQIPIEIGYLNEIHVLNLSHNSLTGKIPASFSNLRQIESLDLSYNNLEGNIPPQLTELTFLEVFNVSYNNLSGRTLDKVAQFGTFDESSYRGNPFLCGWPLPRNCTEMVSPPSKSRTSIENEESNGFMDMGVFYISFGVAYSVVLLTIAAVLYINPYWRRVWFYFIEVSIENCYYFIIDNLVVLFKFRFCSLRR; the protein is encoded by the exons ATGCCAGACTGTGAACTTAGTGGCATCTTACCTGTGAACCTAG GTATTTGCAAATTGAAATATCTCCAAATGCTAAACATTAGCCACAATGATCTCAGTGGTAACTTACCTTTATGTCTGGTAAATTTGACTTCTCTTCGACAATTAGACCTCTCTTCCAATCATTTCACTGGAAACATCTCTTCATCTCCACTTGAGGGTTTAACAAACCTCGAATATCTATCAGTTTCAGACAATCTTTTTCAAATTCCAATCTCATTAAGTCCAATTTTcaaccattcaaaactcaagtacGTGGAAAGTAGGGGTAACAAAATATTTGCAGAAACAAATGATCAGTACTTGAACCCAAGATTTCAGTTGGAGAAGCTTGTATTATCTAGTGGTGGATATGGCGAAGCATTCCCCAAATTTCTCTATCACCAGCATGACCTACAATTTATTGATCTGTCGCACATTCAAATGAGTGAAGGGTTTCCATATTGGTTGTTACAAAACAACACCAAATTGGAAAAACTTTACTTAATCAACAACTCTCTATCAGGATCTCTGAAATTACCAATTCATTCCCATATGAATTTGTCAGTGTTGGATATCTCAGACAATTTCTTCCAAGGCTTCATCACACCAGAGATAGGAACATATCTGCCAAAATTGTCACATCTAAACATGTCGGGAAATGGTTTCAGTGGTAGCATTCCTTCTTCATTTGGAAATATGAGCTTGTTGGAACGTTTAGACTTATCCAACAATAGATTGTCAGGTACTATACCAGAGGACTTAACCATTGGTTGTGTCTCATTGCAAGAACTCATACTTTCAAACAACAGTTTGCAAGGCCAAATATTTTCTGAAACCTCTAACTTAAGGTTTCTGTATGAGTTACAACTGGATGACAATCAATTCACTGGCAGCATTCCACATAGCTTGTCTAACAGCTCCTTTTTAGAAGTGTTGGATCTTAGTCATAACAACTTATATGGTAGAATCCCAAGGTGGCTGGGGAACATGTACTTTCTTCGCGTTTTGGATCTTTCAATGAATAATATCTCAGGAAGTCTACCATCTAACTTTTGCCCTTCAATTATACAAGAGATTTATTTGTCTAGAAATGGGCTACAAGGGTCATTGGAGGATGCATTTTATGGTTGCTCTGAGTTAACTGTGTTAGATTTGGGCCATAATCATATGACTGGAAGCATTCCATCATGGATTGGAAAATTTTCTCGATTGAGCTACCTAATCTTGGGGCATAACTATATTGATGGGGAAATCCCAGTTCAATTGTGCAACTTGACTCAATTAAGTTTGCTTGATCTTTCTCATAATCATCTTTTTGGTCCTATTCTCCCTTGCCTAAGATCTACAAGCAAAACATATAGGCAGCAAGAAGGTTCATATAATGCTTCTACTGAACCTTTGGAATTTACAACAAAGAGTATATCCTATTCTTACCAAGGAAGAATGCTATCTTACATCTCTGGAATTGATCTCTCATGCAATCATTTGACAGGCCAAATTCCTATTGAAATTGGGTACCTCAATGAGATCCATGTACTAAATTTGTCTCACAACAGTTTGACAGGAAAAATCCCAGCATCATTTTCCAACTTGCGCCAAATTGAGAGCTTAGATCTGTCATACAACAACTTGGAAGGGAACATCCCTCCTCAGCTTACTGAGTTAACTTTTTTGGAAGTTTTCAATGTGTCGTATAATAATTTATCTGGCAGGACACTTGATAAGGTTGCACAATTTGGGACATTTGATGAAAGCAGTTATCGAGGAAATCCTTTTCTCTGTGGATGGCCACTGCCAAGAAATTGTACTGAAATGGTATCACCTCCATCAAAATCAAGAACTTCAATTGAGAATGAAGAAAGCAATGGCTTCATGGACATGGGTGTTTTCTACATAAGTTTTGGGGTAGCTTACAGTGTGGTGTTGTTGACAATAGCTGCAGTTCTATACATAAATCCGTACTGGCGACGAGTATGGTTTTACTTCATTGAGGTGAGTATAGAGAATtgctattattttataattgacaATCTTGTAGTTTTATTCAAATTTAGATTTTGTAGCTTACGCAGATGA